One part of the Thermoanaerobacterium sp. CMT5567-10 genome encodes these proteins:
- the dnaB gene encoding replicative DNA helicase: MEWNKIPPQNIEAEQAVLGAMLLSRDAIIDASEIIKADDFYKESNKKLFTIIMDMFEKNIPVDLVTVVDELRRQNLLEAVGGLDYITNLSSSIVTTANVSYYAKMIREKATLRRLIQASSEIMEMGYSGGDIHDVLDAAEQKIFDIAQGRNTENFYPIKDVLMDTFYNIENLYKNKGHMTGVPSGFPDLDLKTSGFQPSDFILLAARPSMGKTSFALNIAENAALALKEPVAIFSLEMSKEQLVNRLICSTANIDSQKLRTGNLDDDDWPRLAAAMAPLSTAPIYIDDTPGISVMDIRAKCRRLKLEKGLSLVLIDYLQLMQGRGNSESRQQEVSEISRSLKGLARELQVPIITLSQLSRAPEARSDHRPILSDLRESGAIEQDADIVMFLYRDDYYNKDSEKKNIAELIIAKHRNGPTGTIELLWMGQYTKFVSIEKYRTE, translated from the coding sequence ATGGAGTGGAATAAGATCCCTCCTCAAAATATAGAGGCAGAGCAAGCTGTTTTAGGTGCAATGCTTTTATCAAGGGATGCCATAATCGATGCATCTGAGATAATTAAAGCAGATGATTTTTATAAAGAATCAAACAAAAAGCTTTTTACAATCATTATGGATATGTTTGAAAAAAACATACCGGTTGATTTAGTTACTGTCGTTGATGAGTTGAGAAGGCAAAACCTTTTGGAGGCTGTTGGGGGACTTGACTATATAACAAATTTATCATCCAGTATTGTTACTACTGCAAATGTATCGTATTATGCAAAGATGATTAGGGAAAAGGCTACATTAAGGCGCCTTATCCAAGCTTCATCTGAAATAATGGAAATGGGATATAGCGGCGGCGATATCCATGATGTATTGGATGCGGCAGAACAAAAGATATTTGATATAGCGCAAGGAAGGAACACTGAAAATTTTTATCCCATAAAAGACGTCTTGATGGATACATTTTATAATATAGAGAATCTCTATAAAAATAAAGGGCATATGACTGGTGTACCGTCGGGTTTTCCGGATCTGGACTTGAAGACATCTGGTTTTCAGCCATCAGACTTTATACTTTTGGCAGCGAGGCCTTCAATGGGTAAAACATCATTTGCTTTAAACATTGCAGAAAATGCGGCGCTGGCTCTTAAAGAACCTGTTGCAATATTTAGCCTTGAGATGTCAAAAGAGCAGCTTGTAAATAGACTTATATGTTCTACAGCAAATATCGATAGCCAGAAATTAAGGACTGGCAATTTAGATGATGATGATTGGCCAAGACTTGCTGCTGCAATGGCACCTCTTTCCACAGCACCAATATACATTGATGATACACCTGGCATATCTGTGATGGACATAAGGGCAAAGTGTAGAAGACTAAAGCTGGAGAAAGGTTTATCATTGGTGCTTATAGATTACTTACAGCTTATGCAAGGAAGAGGAAATTCGGAAAGCCGTCAGCAAGAAGTTTCAGAGATATCAAGGTCTTTAAAAGGGCTTGCAAGGGAATTACAGGTTCCCATCATAACATTATCGCAGCTATCCCGTGCACCTGAGGCAAGATCAGACCATAGGCCAATTTTAAGCGATTTAAGAGAATCAGGTGCAATAGAACAGGATGCTGACATAGTGATGTTTCTCTACAGAGATGATTATTACAACAAAGACTCCGAAAAGAAAAATATAGCAGAGCTAATCATTGCAAAACACAGAAATGGGCCAACAGGTACGATTGAGCTATTGTGGATGGGACAATATACGAAATTTGTAAGTATTGAAAAATATAGGACAGAATAG
- a CDS encoding Crp/Fnr family transcriptional regulator: MCEYDYLRKIPYFNTLSENSLKELNKIACKKEYKKGSIIFFEGDEGDAIYFVKTGKVKISKTSQQGKEHIIKIMENGDIFAESLLFIGGKYPATAEAIEDSIVIILKNKDIENLILKNNEIALGIIKLMAKRLQNVAVIIENLALKDSLGRTVSILLTFAREKGVKNKEGIAIELNLSRQDLANMVGTSRENMTRILSQLDKEGVIKLDRHAIIIKDVNALKNLS, translated from the coding sequence ATGTGTGAATATGATTATCTTAGGAAGATACCCTATTTCAATACTCTTAGCGAAAATTCATTAAAAGAATTGAATAAAATTGCCTGTAAAAAAGAGTACAAAAAAGGTAGCATTATTTTTTTTGAAGGTGATGAAGGAGATGCTATCTACTTTGTAAAAACAGGTAAAGTTAAGATTTCAAAAACGTCACAACAAGGCAAAGAGCATATTATTAAAATCATGGAAAATGGAGATATATTTGCTGAATCCCTTCTATTTATAGGTGGGAAATACCCAGCTACAGCGGAAGCGATAGAAGACTCAATAGTTATCATCTTAAAAAACAAAGATATTGAAAATCTCATATTAAAGAATAACGAAATAGCCCTTGGTATAATAAAACTTATGGCAAAAAGACTACAGAACGTTGCAGTTATAATTGAAAACCTGGCATTGAAGGATTCTTTAGGTAGGACTGTTTCTATACTTTTGACATTTGCAAGAGAAAAAGGTGTGAAAAATAAAGAAGGAATTGCTATAGAATTAAACTTAAGCAGACAAGACCTTGCCAACATGGTAGGGACGTCTCGAGAAAATATGACAAGAATTTTAAGTCAGTTAGACAAAGAAGGAGTTATAAAACTGGATAGGCATGCTATAATAATAAAAGATGTAAATGCGTTAAAAAATTTGTCATAA
- a CDS encoding magnesium transporter: MPILSLYLSRILGNKIFLKNGEILGRLKDIGVSTAIQHPVAISMIVKTRLGTKTYKWENMKITKKFGQYELVCNNPVEIESVGNVLYLSKNVLDKQIIDVNGRKVVRVNDIRLAFLDKDLFAIAVDIGIEGILRRLGLAKPLKRILKRFGKTISSKFILWEDIETVSRSNENIMLSKTYHKLATLHPSDLADIIEDLDLKTGIDIFSSLEHGRAADVLEEMETDTQRSILNELPVSKAADILEEMPADEVADILDDLNEEKVEELLNEMENNASLEVRELMEYPEYVVGSLMTTDFVAFENTLSVEEAIRELRLLKPDEDIIYYLYIVDKTNKLLGAVTLRDLVISEPNTLLNDIMNKDIIYTRDTDSIKSLIKTVTKYNLVAIPVVDDDMKLLGTVLINDIIYELMKSGKTYARR, translated from the coding sequence ATGCCTATTTTAAGCCTTTATTTAAGCAGAATCTTAGGAAATAAGATATTTTTAAAAAATGGTGAAATCTTAGGAAGGTTAAAAGACATCGGCGTTTCAACGGCTATTCAGCATCCTGTAGCTATATCCATGATAGTAAAAACGAGATTGGGCACTAAGACATACAAATGGGAGAATATGAAGATAACAAAAAAGTTTGGGCAGTATGAACTTGTGTGCAATAATCCAGTAGAAATAGAGAGCGTAGGTAATGTCTTGTACTTGTCTAAAAATGTACTTGACAAGCAGATTATAGACGTAAATGGAAGAAAAGTTGTAAGGGTAAATGACATAAGGCTTGCATTTTTGGATAAGGACTTGTTTGCGATTGCTGTTGACATAGGAATTGAAGGAATTTTAAGAAGGCTTGGACTTGCAAAGCCGTTAAAAAGGATATTAAAGAGATTTGGCAAAACTATATCCAGCAAATTCATACTTTGGGAGGATATAGAAACAGTTTCTCGTTCAAATGAAAATATAATGTTATCAAAGACTTATCATAAATTGGCAACACTTCACCCTTCAGACCTTGCGGACATAATCGAAGATCTTGATTTAAAAACCGGTATAGATATATTTTCAAGCCTCGAGCATGGAAGAGCAGCAGATGTGCTGGAAGAGATGGAGACAGATACTCAAAGAAGCATATTAAACGAGCTACCTGTGTCTAAAGCTGCAGATATTTTGGAAGAAATGCCTGCAGATGAAGTAGCAGATATACTTGATGATCTGAATGAAGAAAAAGTTGAAGAACTGTTAAATGAAATGGAAAACAATGCCTCATTAGAAGTTAGAGAGCTGATGGAGTATCCCGAGTATGTTGTTGGAAGCTTGATGACGACTGATTTTGTGGCATTTGAGAATACTCTTTCCGTTGAAGAGGCAATACGTGAGCTGAGGCTTTTAAAACCTGATGAAGACATTATATATTATCTTTATATAGTCGATAAAACAAATAAACTTTTAGGAGCTGTAACATTAAGGGATTTAGTCATTTCGGAGCCAAACACTCTGTTAAATGATATTATGAATAAAGATATAATTTATACCAGAGATACAGACTCTATTAAGTCGCTTATAAAAACTGTGACTAAGTACAACTTGGTGGCAATACCTGTCGTTGATGATGATATGAAGCTTTTAGGAACAGTACTTATAAACGATATTATATATGAACTGATGAAGAGCGGAAAGACGTACGCAAGGAGGTAG
- a CDS encoding Nramp family divalent metal transporter yields the protein MTKRKTFLTNLLIFLSILGPGIITGSVDNDAGGITTYSVAGAIYGYKLLWTLIPSFIVLIVIQEMNARMGVVTGKGLADLIRENFGVKVTFFIFLGLLIADIGNTATEFAGVAGSMEIFGISKYIMVPLAAIAVWLLIVKGNYTIAEKVFLIFSVFLLSYIVSALLAHPDWKAIGQSIIKPTMSFKTDYLSMVIGIVGTTIAPWMQFYMQSSVIEKGVKIEDYRYTIWDVVIGCIATVAVAFFIIVACASTLHVNGIKINEAKDAAMALRPLAGELASGVFAFGLFIASIFSAAILPVATAFYICEAFGFEAGIDKRLDEAPEFYTLFTAIIVIAVAIILIPHAPLITITIWTQVLNGILLPVVLISMMLLVNNKEIMGKYVNSPAKNVIGWGTTIVLISLTAILMVFSFV from the coding sequence GTGACAAAGAGGAAGACATTTCTTACAAATTTATTGATATTTCTGTCTATTTTAGGCCCAGGCATTATAACTGGAAGTGTAGATAATGATGCAGGTGGCATAACGACGTATTCTGTGGCAGGTGCCATTTACGGATATAAATTGCTTTGGACATTGATACCATCATTTATTGTCTTAATAGTGATTCAAGAGATGAATGCTAGAATGGGTGTTGTAACAGGAAAAGGCTTGGCAGATCTCATAAGAGAAAATTTTGGTGTAAAAGTTACATTTTTTATTTTTCTTGGACTCCTCATTGCGGATATTGGCAACACTGCAACAGAGTTTGCCGGTGTAGCGGGCAGTATGGAGATTTTCGGCATTAGCAAGTATATAATGGTACCTTTAGCAGCTATTGCAGTTTGGCTTCTAATTGTCAAAGGGAATTATACGATAGCAGAAAAGGTGTTTTTGATATTTAGCGTATTTTTGCTATCTTATATAGTTTCAGCCCTTTTGGCACATCCGGATTGGAAAGCTATAGGTCAATCCATAATAAAACCTACGATGTCATTTAAAACTGATTATTTAAGCATGGTAATAGGTATCGTCGGTACTACAATAGCCCCTTGGATGCAATTTTACATGCAGTCATCTGTTATAGAAAAAGGCGTAAAAATAGAGGATTATAGGTACACTATTTGGGACGTTGTGATAGGCTGTATCGCAACAGTAGCTGTAGCATTTTTCATAATAGTAGCTTGTGCATCCACACTTCATGTTAACGGAATAAAGATAAACGAGGCAAAGGATGCAGCTATGGCTTTAAGGCCGCTGGCTGGTGAGTTGGCTTCAGGTGTATTTGCATTTGGGCTTTTTATTGCGTCGATTTTTTCTGCTGCAATACTTCCAGTGGCAACGGCATTTTACATCTGTGAGGCATTTGGGTTTGAAGCAGGTATAGACAAAAGGCTTGATGAAGCTCCAGAATTTTATACACTCTTTACGGCTATAATTGTCATAGCTGTTGCCATAATATTGATTCCTCATGCACCACTTATTACCATAACAATATGGACACAGGTATTGAACGGCATTTTATTGCCGGTAGTTTTAATATCTATGATGCTACTTGTAAATAATAAAGAAATAATGGGTAAATACGTAAACAGTCCTGCAAAAAATGTTATTGGTTGGGGAACTACAATTGTATTGATTTCACTAACCGCAATTCTTATGGTGTTTTCATTTGTATAA
- a CDS encoding response regulator transcription factor: protein MSELIYIIDDDKNIRDLMVKYVEKEGYNVKAFDNAEDVLENFNKDKPDMLILDIMMPGMDGYELCKEIRKISDVPIIIVSARDEDLDKILGLELGSDDYIAKPFSPRELIARMKSVFRRVKMPKRSNEIKIKDIVIVPDERKVLYNGEEMSFTSMEFELIQFLAKNANKAFTREQLLEKVWKYDSFTETRAVDDMVKRVRKKLQSYGCEFNISTIWGYGYKVES, encoded by the coding sequence ATGTCTGAGCTTATATACATTATTGATGATGATAAGAATATAAGGGATTTAATGGTTAAATACGTCGAAAAAGAAGGGTATAATGTAAAAGCATTTGACAATGCTGAAGACGTTTTGGAAAATTTCAATAAAGACAAGCCTGATATGCTTATCTTAGACATAATGATGCCTGGAATGGACGGTTATGAACTTTGCAAGGAGATAAGAAAGATAAGCGATGTGCCAATAATAATTGTTTCTGCAAGAGATGAAGATTTAGATAAAATATTAGGTTTAGAATTAGGATCTGATGATTACATTGCAAAGCCTTTTTCTCCTAGAGAGCTTATAGCAAGGATGAAATCTGTATTTAGAAGGGTGAAAATGCCCAAAAGAAGCAACGAGATAAAAATAAAAGATATAGTTATAGTTCCAGATGAAAGGAAAGTGCTTTACAATGGAGAAGAAATGAGTTTTACTTCTATGGAGTTTGAGCTAATACAATTTTTAGCTAAAAATGCAAATAAGGCATTTACAAGAGAACAGCTTTTGGAGAAAGTCTGGAAATATGATTCGTTTACTGAGACCAGGGCAGTTGACGACATGGTAAAGAGGGTAAGGAAAAAGTTGCAAAGTTATGGTTGTGAGTTTAATATTTCTACCATTTGGGGATATGGTTATAAGGTGGAATCGTGA
- a CDS encoding HAMP domain-containing sensor histidine kinase, giving the protein MSIRFKLIISYILLIFISFSIIGVFFNLMIRNFLINEARQNLIRQGSVIQRLYNGRISTPEALQSIRYMPQFRVGGRILDGELLVVDLDGNIVYSSRQNPFGGGNRIEYAILDKITKEGSYNSIKIGNIDVVAAVFPIISNISGKVIGSIVMYTLVKGIKIASLQIVGVLLKGFLVSGIISLIIGYLLSKSISAPIAKLTEMVEKIKNKKFGEKVEIKSDGEIKLLADAFNDMSVELRNYYTSQRRFLQNASHELKTPLMLIQGYAEGIKDGVIESDDIPKSLDIIIDESIRLRDIVNDLMYLTKLETHQEGLKMHKEHLKDIFDECIEKIMPQLNKKKIKINYNGNDAVVKCDRRKLIQAFMNILSNGVRYAKTAIDVETHNHRDHVEIKIKNDGRKFTDEELNNMFERFFKGDEGETGLGLAITKAIIEWHGGTIEAFNTDGGVCFLIKLRIA; this is encoded by the coding sequence ATGTCTATAAGATTTAAGTTGATAATTTCTTATATATTGCTTATATTCATTTCATTCTCTATAATCGGTGTATTTTTTAATTTAATGATAAGGAACTTTTTAATAAATGAAGCAAGGCAAAATCTCATAAGGCAGGGATCTGTTATACAGAGATTGTACAATGGAAGGATAAGTACGCCTGAAGCACTGCAATCTATAAGGTACATGCCTCAATTCAGAGTTGGTGGCAGAATTCTCGACGGAGAACTATTGGTGGTTGATCTGGATGGAAATATTGTATATTCATCAAGACAAAATCCATTTGGTGGAGGCAATAGGATAGAATACGCAATACTTGATAAGATAACAAAGGAAGGTTCTTACAATAGCATAAAGATAGGCAACATAGATGTAGTAGCTGCTGTATTTCCCATAATAAGCAATATAAGCGGAAAAGTAATAGGTTCTATAGTTATGTATACACTTGTAAAGGGTATAAAGATTGCTTCTCTTCAAATAGTAGGAGTCCTTTTAAAAGGATTCTTAGTCTCTGGCATAATATCACTCATAATAGGTTATTTGCTTTCGAAATCTATCTCCGCGCCAATTGCAAAACTAACAGAAATGGTTGAGAAGATTAAAAATAAGAAGTTTGGCGAAAAGGTAGAAATAAAATCTGATGGAGAAATAAAGCTTTTAGCAGATGCTTTTAACGACATGTCTGTGGAACTCAGGAATTACTATACATCTCAAAGGCGATTTTTGCAAAATGCTTCCCATGAACTAAAGACACCCCTTATGTTGATACAGGGCTATGCAGAAGGTATAAAGGATGGCGTTATTGAAAGCGATGATATACCAAAGTCTCTAGACATAATAATAGATGAAAGCATAAGGCTTAGAGATATCGTAAATGACTTGATGTATCTGACGAAACTTGAGACACATCAAGAGGGTCTTAAAATGCACAAAGAACATCTCAAAGATATTTTTGACGAATGTATAGAGAAAATAATGCCTCAATTAAATAAGAAAAAAATTAAAATAAACTACAATGGTAATGATGCAGTCGTAAAATGCGATAGAAGGAAATTGATTCAGGCTTTTATGAATATATTAAGCAATGGTGTAAGGTATGCTAAAACGGCAATAGATGTAGAAACACATAATCACAGAGACCATGTAGAAATAAAGATTAAAAATGATGGGAGGAAATTTACAGATGAGGAATTAAACAATATGTTTGAAAGGTTTTTTAAAGGAGATGAGGGTGAAACAGGCCTTGGCCTTGCTATTACTAAGGCAATAATAGAATGGCACGGAGGAACAATTGAAGCATTTAACACAGATGGAGGTGTTTGTTTTTTAATAAAGCTTAGAATTGCATAA
- a CDS encoding XapX domain-containing protein has product MKATVFALFTGLLVGLIFSFLELPLPAPNVLPGIAGIVGIYLGGQLFMYITKLLGR; this is encoded by the coding sequence TTGAAGGCTACAGTTTTTGCTTTATTTACAGGTTTATTGGTTGGACTTATATTTTCATTTTTGGAGCTGCCGCTGCCTGCACCAAATGTTCTCCCGGGTATAGCAGGAATAGTAGGTATTTACTTGGGCGGCCAACTATTTATGTATATAACTAAACTTTTAGGCAGGTAG
- a CDS encoding methyl-accepting chemotaxis protein, translating into MKSIFWRLMLSFIVVVLVPLAGTYQYVVDDTHKGAFVIVAVVSFLLSILFSIYISLSITKPISRLKEGFKKLSEGNFNANVKRGRNDELGSLIESYNEMVDRVRNIIKNVTEFAKNTENTVSNFSSSIEEANTTFSQISKAVEEIAQGSSEQAKDASNAAEMAQKMGQNIDESANYFKAVEESTNNANRISQNGIETIKSLKDKTAETKESIDSVVAEINELQSNSRQIEKIIEVITGISDQTNLLALNAAIEAARAGEAGKGFAVVAEEVRNLAEQSREAASEIAKIIGNIKQKTDATVEQANVVKQIADEQSAQVETTAQAFNDIKSSIDTIINSTRVLNDAVVGLTEYKNEIISSIENISAVSEETAASTEEVSASTEEQSKFIHDIKDDLESLLSIVRELDKELSKIIVS; encoded by the coding sequence ATGAAAAGTATATTTTGGAGATTGATGCTTTCCTTTATAGTTGTAGTACTTGTTCCTCTTGCTGGGACATATCAATATGTTGTGGATGACACACATAAAGGCGCATTTGTTATTGTAGCGGTTGTTTCGTTTTTATTGTCAATATTATTTTCAATATACATATCATTATCGATTACAAAGCCTATATCGCGGCTTAAAGAAGGTTTTAAAAAGCTTTCAGAGGGAAATTTTAATGCCAATGTAAAAAGGGGCCGCAATGACGAGTTGGGTTCTTTGATAGAAAGCTACAATGAGATGGTTGACAGAGTAAGAAACATAATTAAAAATGTGACTGAATTCGCTAAAAACACAGAGAATACAGTAAGCAATTTTTCAAGCTCTATAGAAGAGGCAAATACGACTTTCAGCCAGATATCAAAAGCAGTGGAAGAGATAGCTCAAGGCTCTTCAGAACAAGCAAAGGATGCTTCCAATGCGGCGGAAATGGCTCAGAAGATGGGGCAGAATATCGATGAATCTGCAAACTACTTCAAAGCCGTAGAAGAATCAACAAATAACGCTAATAGGATAAGTCAAAACGGCATAGAAACAATAAAATCCCTTAAGGACAAGACAGCCGAAACTAAAGAGTCAATTGACAGCGTTGTTGCGGAGATTAATGAATTGCAGTCAAATTCAAGACAGATAGAGAAGATCATAGAGGTTATTACAGGAATATCTGATCAGACAAACCTTCTAGCCTTAAATGCTGCGATTGAAGCTGCGAGGGCAGGTGAAGCAGGAAAAGGGTTTGCAGTTGTTGCAGAAGAAGTGAGAAACTTAGCTGAGCAATCGAGAGAAGCAGCGTCAGAGATTGCAAAGATTATAGGCAATATTAAACAGAAAACTGATGCGACTGTCGAACAGGCTAATGTAGTTAAACAAATCGCTGATGAACAATCAGCTCAGGTGGAGACGACTGCACAAGCGTTTAATGATATTAAATCGTCTATAGATACGATAATTAATAGCACGCGGGTATTGAATGATGCTGTTGTAGGACTTACAGAGTACAAAAATGAGATCATATCTTCCATTGAGAATATATCGGCAGTTTCGGAGGAAACTGCGGCATCTACAGAAGAAGTATCTGCATCAACTGAAGAACAATCTAAATTTATACACGATATTAAAGACGATTTAGAGAGTTTGTTGAGCATTGTTAGAGAGCTTGACAAAGAGCTATCAAAGATTATCGTTTCCTAA
- a CDS encoding threonine/serine exporter family protein gives MILQILYGFFATAGFAFLFNVPFDAIVVSGLSGAIGWAGYLLSMKIYPSIVAASFIASLFIGIMGEVFAQKKKYPTTIFVIPGIIPLVPGAYSYKTVLAIIQGNNKQAFDLGLQTIGIALAIAAGLMFVISFSRIRKR, from the coding sequence ATGATACTGCAGATTTTATACGGTTTTTTCGCAACAGCCGGTTTTGCATTTCTCTTTAATGTGCCATTTGATGCTATAGTTGTATCAGGACTATCTGGCGCAATTGGATGGGCCGGATACCTTTTGTCCATGAAAATATATCCATCTATTGTTGCAGCTTCTTTTATAGCATCCCTTTTCATTGGTATAATGGGAGAAGTTTTCGCTCAAAAAAAGAAGTACCCTACAACTATATTCGTCATACCCGGCATCATCCCGCTAGTACCAGGAGCATATTCATACAAGACGGTACTTGCCATAATTCAAGGCAATAATAAACAGGCCTTTGATTTAGGCCTGCAAACCATCGGCATCGCTTTAGCAATAGCTGCCGGACTGATGTTCGTAATTTCTTTTTCAAGAATTAGGAAACGATAA
- a CDS encoding threonine/serine exporter ThrE family protein yields MYHEDLLKFAVTAGQTVLENGGETYRSEDTITRMLENKVERIETFVTPTGIFASIENDGKIQTTITRVKQRDSDLNKVALVNDLSRRFSKEKLDTLDFDKYVEELREIRSKGKYNYVLRIFFAGVAASSSGMLLGSTLKDFLPTFVTATLLQIFVTYFENLHLSTFIINIIGGAFAALLGIIFSHFSVGTLNGIIIGSIVTLLPGVAITNAVRDAIWGDLVSAVSRGVEAGMSAISIAAGVGFILNIWYVIGGKL; encoded by the coding sequence TTGTATCACGAAGATCTTTTGAAATTTGCTGTTACAGCAGGCCAAACGGTATTGGAAAATGGCGGAGAAACATACAGAAGTGAAGACACAATAACAAGAATGTTGGAAAACAAAGTGGAGAGAATCGAGACGTTCGTAACACCTACAGGCATTTTTGCATCTATTGAAAATGATGGGAAGATTCAGACTACAATAACAAGAGTAAAACAAAGAGATAGCGATTTGAATAAAGTAGCTCTTGTCAATGATTTATCAAGAAGGTTTAGCAAGGAAAAATTAGACACACTGGATTTTGACAAATACGTAGAGGAATTAAGGGAAATAAGATCAAAAGGTAAATACAATTATGTGTTGAGAATATTTTTTGCAGGTGTTGCAGCATCATCGTCAGGTATGTTACTAGGAAGTACGCTTAAAGACTTCTTGCCTACATTTGTAACTGCCACACTTTTGCAGATATTTGTAACGTATTTTGAAAATTTGCATCTTTCGACATTTATAATCAATATCATCGGTGGAGCTTTTGCAGCATTGCTTGGGATAATCTTTTCGCATTTTTCTGTAGGTACATTAAATGGCATCATAATAGGATCTATCGTGACACTCCTTCCCGGCGTGGCCATAACAAACGCTGTAAGAGATGCCATATGGGGTGATCTAGTATCAGCTGTCTCTAGGGGTGTTGAAGCAGGAATGTCTGCTATAAGCATCGCCGCCGGAGTAGGATTTATCCTTAATATATGGTATGTAATTGGAGGTAAACTATGA
- a CDS encoding NAD(P)/FAD-dependent oxidoreductase — MKSYDVIIVGGGPAGLFASLELVKENSGLNILLLEKGRDIRGRVCPINQYESKCANCKPCSITCGIGGAGAFSDGKLTLTSDYGGVLDEYIPKSQLDELINYVDSVYVKFGGTREVHGTDREKIRDIERRAAAADLKLIPAIIKHLGTEKCYDIIKNIEDFLMDKIEIKTKKMVKEILTEDGKACGVVTEDGEKYLAKFVVVVPGREGADWFKRESERLSLETKNNAVDVGVRVEIPAVVMEDITDVVYESKFIYYSKSFDDRVRTFCMNPYGKVVVENNEGLKTVNGHSYKDIKTDNTNFAILVSKEFTEPFKEPIAYGKYIASLANMLGDGVIVQRLGDLLSGRRSTPERLKRGLVEPTLKDATPGDLSLVLPYRFLQSIVEMLEALDKVSPGIYSKHTLLYGVEVKFYSSRVKLTNKFETQIENLFAAGDGAGITRGLAQASVSGVVVAREILNRVK; from the coding sequence ATGAAATCATACGATGTAATAATAGTTGGTGGTGGTCCGGCAGGACTATTTGCATCCCTGGAATTGGTGAAAGAAAATAGTGGACTTAACATATTGCTTCTAGAAAAAGGAAGAGATATAAGAGGAAGAGTATGTCCCATAAACCAGTATGAATCAAAGTGTGCAAACTGCAAACCGTGTTCCATCACTTGTGGAATAGGTGGAGCAGGTGCTTTTAGCGATGGAAAACTGACTTTGACATCTGACTATGGTGGTGTTTTAGATGAATATATTCCAAAGTCGCAATTGGATGAGCTGATAAATTACGTAGACAGTGTTTATGTGAAATTTGGCGGAACTAGAGAAGTACACGGAACTGATAGAGAAAAAATAAGGGATATAGAAAGAAGAGCTGCAGCAGCAGATTTAAAGCTTATTCCTGCAATTATAAAGCATTTAGGCACGGAAAAGTGTTACGACATAATAAAAAATATAGAAGATTTTTTAATGGATAAAATAGAGATAAAGACTAAAAAAATGGTTAAGGAGATACTGACAGAAGACGGCAAAGCCTGCGGTGTTGTGACGGAGGATGGCGAGAAGTACTTGGCTAAATTTGTAGTAGTGGTGCCGGGAAGGGAAGGTGCTGACTGGTTTAAAAGAGAATCAGAGAGGTTGTCTCTTGAGACGAAAAATAATGCGGTCGATGTTGGTGTCAGAGTAGAGATTCCTGCTGTCGTCATGGAAGACATAACAGACGTTGTTTATGAGTCGAAATTCATTTATTATTCAAAATCATTTGATGACAGAGTCAGGACTTTTTGTATGAATCCTTATGGTAAAGTAGTCGTTGAAAATAACGAAGGCCTTAAGACGGTTAACGGACACAGTTACAAAGATATAAAGACAGATAACACAAATTTTGCAATACTTGTAAGCAAAGAATTTACAGAGCCGTTTAAAGAGCCAATTGCGTATGGAAAGTACATTGCATCACTGGCAAATATGCTGGGGGACGGCGTAATTGTGCAGAGGCTTGGGGATCTTTTGTCAGGTAGAAGGTCAACTCCAGAGAGGCTTAAACGTGGCCTTGTAGAGCCTACTCTTAAAGATGCCACACCAGGTGATTTAAGCCTTGTACTACCTTATAGATTTCTCCAATCCATCGTTGAAATGCTTGAGGCTCTTGACAAAGTATCACCTGGCATTTATTCCAAGCACACCCTTTTGTATGGGGTAGAAGTTAAGTTCTATTCATCTAGAGTAAAACTTACAAATAAGTTTGAAACGCAAATCGAAAATCTCTTTGCAGCCGGCGATGGTGCAGGTATTACAAGGGGGCTAGCACAAGCATCTGTGTCAGGTGTCGTTGTTGCGAGAGAAATTTTAAATAGAGTTAAGTAA